A single region of the Gossypium arboreum isolate Shixiya-1 chromosome 12, ASM2569848v2, whole genome shotgun sequence genome encodes:
- the LOC108458353 gene encoding transcription factor MYB86-like, giving the protein MGRQSCCYKQKLRKGLWSPEEDEKLLRHITKYGHGCWSSIPKQAGLQRCGKSCRLRWINYLRPDLKRGTFSQEEENLIIELHAVLGNRWSQIAARLPGRTDNEIKNLWNSCLKKKLKQKGIDPVTHKPLSEVENGEGSGSNKPSLVGHHPIHQYTSPPPPPPQLSSNWFNPEFPPPMTASYGPLYYGTTTGGSANNSTWGLVQTQTEEEEEEEEEEEEEEETKWTEFLNNPLLMAAALQNQTPQSYYNIEIKSEPCYLTNSSSSSSNDMWWPQTQQQQLPLQHEPLQNPDICGKDMQRLTAAAFGHI; this is encoded by the exons ATGGGAAGGCAATCTTGTTGTTACAAGCAAAAGCTTAGGAAAGGTCTTTGGTCCCCTGAAGAAGATGAAAAGCTTTTAAGGCATATTACAAAGTATGGCCATGGTTGCTGGAGCTCCATCCCTAAACAAGCTG GGTTACAGAGGTGTGGGAAGAGTTGCAGGTTGAGGTGGATTAATTATTTAAGGCCTGATTTAAAGAGAGGCACATTTTCACAAGAAGAAGAAAATCTCATAATTGAACTTCATGCAGTTTTGGGGAATcg GTGGTCTCAAATTGCTGCACGATTACCAGGAAGAACCGACAATGAAATCAAGAACCTATGGAACTCCTGTTTGAAAAAGAAGCTTAAACAGAAAGGCATCGACCCTGTCACTCACAAGCCACTCTCCGAGGTCGAAAATGGCGAAGGAAGTGGAAGCAACAAGCCATCTTTGGTGGGTCATCATCCAATTCATCAATATACATCGCCGCCCCCACCACCACCACAGCTCTCCTCTAACTGGTTCAACCCTGAATTTCCACCGCCCATGACCGCCTCTTATGGACCCTTATACTATGGAACCACCACCGGTGGCTCAGCCAATAACTCCACTTGGGGATTGGTTCAAACACAaactgaagaagaagaagaagaagaagaagaagaagaagaagaagaagaaaccaAATGGACTGAGTTTCTTAATAACCCTTTATTAATGGCGGCTGCTTTACAAAATCAAACCCCACAATCTTATTACAATATCGAGATCAAATCAGAGCCTTGTTACTTAACGAAtagttcatcatcatcatcaaacgATATGTGGTGGCCTCAGACCCAACAACAGCAGCTACCACTACAACATGAACCTTTACAAAATCCAGACATATGTGGTAAGGATATGCAGAGACTCACAGCAGCAGCTTTTGGACATATTTAG